A stretch of the Panthera uncia isolate 11264 chromosome D1, Puncia_PCG_1.0, whole genome shotgun sequence genome encodes the following:
- the LOC125914014 gene encoding olfactory receptor 52B6-like, whose translation MALSSARSTAAVNDSDTRTTGCLLTGIPGLEHLHIWLSIPFCAMYVAALPGNGILIGIVLSQPSLREPMYIFLSMLASADILLFTSTMPKTLANFWLGSSHISFDGCLTQMFFIHFLFVADSAVLLAMAFDRFVAICSPLRYTTVLTSTVIGKIVAATLTRSLIIMFPSIFLLKRLRYCRINIIAHTFCEHMGIARLSCSDISINVWYGLAAALLSTGLDIILIAVSYIHILRAVFRLPSRNARSKALSTCGSHVCVILLFYIPALFSVFAYRFGGRRIPRYVHILLANLYVVIPPMLNPIIYGARTKQIWEGAKQMFSHLAKESK comes from the coding sequence ATGGCCCTTTCATCTGCCAGGAGCACGGCTGCCGTGAACGACTCTGACACTCGCACGACAGGCTGCCTCCTCACTGGCATCCCTGGGCTGGAGCACCTGCACATCTGGCTCTCCATCCCCTTCTGCGCCATGTATGTAGCTGCCCTGCCAGGCAACGGCATTTTAATTGGTATCGTCCTCTCGCAGCCAAGCCTGCGCGAGCCCATGTACATATTCCTGTCCATGCTGGCCAGTGCAGATATCTTGCTCTTCACTTCCACGATGCCCAAAACACTGGCCAACTTCTGGCTAGGTTCCAGCCACATTTCCTTTGATGGCTGCCTCACCCAAATGTTCTTCATCCACTTCCTCTTTGTGGCCGACTCTGCAGTCCTGCTGGCCATGGCCTTTGACCGCTTTGTGGCCATCTGCTCCCCTCTGCGATATACCACAGTCCTCACGAGCACCGTCATTGGGAAGATCGTCGCTGCCACCCTGACCCGCAGCCTCATCATCATGTTTCCATCCATCTTTCTTCTCAAGCGCCTGCGCTATTGCCGGATCAACATCATTGCACACACTTTTTGTGAGCACATGGGCATCGCCCGTCTGTCTTGTTCTGATATCTCCATCAATGTCTGGTACGGGTTGGCAGCTGCCCTACTCTCCACAGGCCTGGACATCATCCTTATCGCTGTTTCCTACATTCACATCCTCCGAGCTGTCTTCCGCCTCCCTTCTCGAAATGCCCGGTCCAAGGCCCTGAGCACATGTGGCTCCCACGTCTGTGTTATCCTACTCTTCTACATCCCtgcccttttctctgtctttgcctACAGGTTCGGTGGGAGACGCATCCCACGCTATGTCCATATCCTCCTGGCCAACCTCTATGTGGTCATCCCGCCTATGCTCAATCCTATTATTTATGGAGCAAGGACCAAGCAGATTTGGGAAGGGGCTAAACAGATGTTTTCACATCTTGCCAAGGAATCTAAATAA
- the TRIM6 gene encoding tripartite motif-containing protein 6 — protein sequence MTSAVLVDIQEEVTCPICLELLTEPLSIDCGHSFCQACITGNSTEWVIGQEGESSCPVCQTGYRPGDLRPNRHLANIAERLREVVLGPGMQLKASLCAHHGEKLQLFCKEDGKLICWLCERSQEHRGHHTVLMEEVAHEYQEKFQESLRKLRQEQQEAERLKAVIIGKRTSWKNQMEPERHRIQTQFNKLRSILDKEEQRQLKKLEEEERKGLSILEEAEDELDQQSQSLRELISDLELRCQGSAMELLQDVSDVMKRSEFWTLKKPEALPTKLKSMFRVPDLKRMLRVFRELTDVQSYWVDVTLNPHTANLNLVMSKNRRQVRFVGATLPGSYLEEHYDCGILGSQHFSSGKHYWEVDVAKKTDWILGVCSNSAEPTYCFNQFTNNRNVYSRYQPQSGYWVIGLHHKHEYRAYEESSTSLLLSMMVPPRRVGIFLDYEAGTVSFYNVTNHGFPIYTFSKYYFPSTLSPYFNPCNCVVPMTLRRPSS from the exons ATGACCTCAGCAGTCCTGGTGGACATACAAGAGGAGGTGACCTGCCCCATCTGCCTGGAGCTCCTGACAGAACCCCTGAGCATAGACTGTGGCCACAGCTTCTGTCAGGCCTGCATCACGGGGAACAGCACAGAATGGGTGATAGGCCAAGAAGGGGAAAGCAGCTGTCCTGTGTGCCAGACCGGCTACCGGCCCGGGGACCTGCGGCCGAATCGGCACCTGGCCAACATCGcagagagactcagagaggtggTGTTGGGCCCCGGGATGCAGCTGAAGGCGAGTCTCTGTGCACACCATGGAGAGAAACTCCAGCTCTTCTGCAAGGAAGATGGGAAGCTCATCTGCTGGCTTTGTGAGCGGTCTCAGGAGCACCGTGGTCACCACACAGTCCTCATGGAGGAGGTTGCCCATGAGTACCAG GAGAAGTTCCAGGAGTctctgaggaagctgaggcaagAGCAGCAGGAAGCCGAGAGACTAAAAGCTGTTATCATAGGGAAGAGGACATCCTGGAAG AATCAGATGGAACctgagagacacaggatccagaCACAGTTTAATAAGTTGAGAAGCATCCTGGACAAAGAAGAGCAGCGACAGTTGAAaaagctggaggaggaagagaggaaggggctgagTATTTTAGAAGAGGCTGAGGATGAGCTGGACCAGCAGAGCCAGTCACTGAGGGAGCTCATCTCAGACCTGGAACTTCGGTGTCAGGGGTCGGCAATGGAGCTGCTGCAG gATGTGAGTGATGTCATGAAAAG AAGTGAGTTCTGGACCCTAAAGAAGCCAGAAGCTCTGCCCACCAAGCTGAAGAGTATGTTTCGAGTCCCAGATCTGAAAAGGATGCTGCGAGTGTTTAGAG AACTGACGGATGTCCAGAGCTACTGGG TGGACGTGACTCTGAATCCACACACGGCTAACTTAAATCTTGTCATGTCTAAAAACCGGAGACAAGTGAGATTTGTGGGTGCCACGCTGCCTGGGTCTTACCTGGAAGAGCATTATGACTGTGGTATCCTGGGCTCCCAACATTTCTCCTCTGGGAAACACTACTGGGAGGTAGATGTGGCCAAGAAGACTGACTGGATCCTGGGGGTGTGCAGTAATTCAGCGGAACCCACGTACTGTTTCAACCAGTTTACGAATAATCGAAATGTTTACTCCAGATATCAACCTCAAAGTGGATACTGGGTGATTGGGCTACATCATAAACATGAATATAGAGCCTATGAAGAATCTTCCACTTCCCTGCTCCTCTCTATGATGGTGCCCCCTCGCCGGGTTGGGATTTTCTTAGACTACGAGGCTGGCACTGTCTCCTTTTATAATGTCACGAACCATGGCTTTCCCATCTACACCTTCTCTAAATATTACTTTCCTAGCACCCTTTCTCCATATTTTAATCCCTGCAACTGTGTGGTCCCGATGACCCTGCGCCGCCCAAGCTCTTGA